The Kluyvera intermedia genome window below encodes:
- the agp gene encoding bifunctional glucose-1-phosphatase/inositol phosphatase, protein MKKTLFAAVLPALLLLSSAAQAQTPPEGYQLQQVLMMSRHNLRAPLATNGSVLQQSTPNTWPEWDVPGGQLTTKGGVLEVYMGHYMREWLAQQGLVTSGECPAPETVYTYANSLQRTVATAQFFITGAFPGCDIVVHHQDKMGTMDPTFNPVITDESATFREKAVQAMEKERQGKQLDESYKLLSQIVDYQNSPACKEKQQCSLSDAKDNFSANYQKEPGVKGPLAIGNSLVDAFTLQYYEGFPLDKVAWGEIKTDQQWRVLSQLKNGYQDSLFTSSEVARNVAKPLVKYIDNALVTEATKTPKITVLVGHDSNIASLLKALDFDAYTLPGQYERTPIGGKIVFQRWHDGKDNRDLMKIEYVYQSADQLRNAETLTLKTPPQRVTLALKGCPVDANGFCPMETFSKVMNEAAK, encoded by the coding sequence ATGAAGAAAACGCTTTTCGCGGCGGTACTGCCCGCATTGTTATTACTCTCCAGTGCCGCTCAGGCGCAAACCCCACCGGAAGGGTATCAACTTCAGCAGGTGCTGATGATGAGTCGCCATAACCTCCGCGCCCCGCTGGCAACCAACGGTAGCGTGCTGCAACAATCAACCCCCAATACCTGGCCTGAATGGGATGTCCCGGGCGGCCAATTGACCACCAAAGGCGGCGTGCTGGAAGTGTATATGGGCCACTATATGCGCGAATGGCTGGCACAGCAGGGGTTGGTGACCAGCGGCGAATGCCCGGCACCGGAAACGGTCTACACCTATGCCAATAGCCTGCAACGTACCGTCGCCACCGCCCAGTTCTTTATCACCGGCGCGTTCCCGGGCTGCGATATCGTTGTTCATCACCAGGACAAAATGGGGACGATGGACCCCACATTTAACCCGGTGATCACTGATGAATCGGCGACTTTCCGCGAGAAAGCGGTACAGGCAATGGAGAAAGAACGACAGGGTAAACAGCTCGATGAGAGCTACAAGCTGCTGTCACAGATTGTCGACTATCAAAACTCCCCAGCCTGTAAAGAGAAGCAACAATGTTCGCTGAGCGATGCCAAAGATAACTTTAGCGCCAACTATCAGAAGGAACCCGGCGTAAAAGGGCCACTGGCTATCGGTAATTCGCTGGTCGATGCTTTTACGCTGCAATATTACGAAGGGTTCCCGCTCGATAAGGTGGCGTGGGGAGAAATTAAAACCGACCAACAGTGGCGCGTGTTGTCGCAGTTGAAAAATGGCTATCAGGATAGCCTTTTCACCTCATCAGAAGTGGCACGCAACGTGGCAAAACCACTGGTGAAATATATCGATAATGCGCTGGTCACCGAGGCGACAAAAACGCCGAAAATTACCGTGCTGGTTGGGCATGATTCAAATATAGCTTCACTGCTTAAAGCACTGGACTTCGATGCCTATACGCTGCCGGGACAATATGAGCGCACGCCAATCGGTGGCAAAATTGTGTTCCAGCGCTGGCATGATGGGAAAGATAATCGGGATTTAATGAAGATTGAGTACGTTTATCAAAGTGCCGATCAGCTGCGCAATGCTGAAACGTTAACCCTGAAAACGCCACCGCAGCGCGTTACGCTGGCGCTAAAAGGTTGCCCGGTTGATGCTAATGGCTTCTGCCCGATGGAAACGTTCTCGAAGGTGATGAACGAGGCGGCAAAATAG
- the queD gene encoding 6-carboxytetrahydropterin synthase QueD produces the protein MMSTTLFKDFTFEAAHHLPHVPEGHKCGRLHGHSFMVRLEITGDVDPHTGWIMDFAELKAAFKPTYDRLDHYYLNDIPGLENPTSEVLSRWIWEQIKPVVPLLSAVMIKETCTAGCVYRGE, from the coding sequence ATGATGTCCACCACACTGTTTAAAGATTTCACCTTCGAAGCCGCCCACCACCTGCCGCACGTACCGGAAGGACATAAATGCGGGCGTCTGCACGGTCACTCGTTCATGGTGCGTCTTGAGATTACCGGTGATGTTGATCCCCATACTGGCTGGATTATGGATTTCGCCGAACTGAAGGCCGCGTTCAAGCCAACCTACGATCGCCTTGATCACTACTATCTGAATGATATCCCGGGGTTAGAAAACCCGACCAGCGAAGTCTTGTCACGCTGGATCTGGGAACAGATTAAGCCGGTTGTTCCACTGCTGAGCGCCGTGATGATTAAAGAAACCTGCACGGCAGGCTGCGTTTACCGCGGCGAATAA
- the cysJ gene encoding NADPH-dependent assimilatory sulfite reductase flavoprotein subunit — translation MTTQSPPQALLPLNTEQLARLQAATTDLTPTQLAWVSGYFWGVLNQQPGTAALTPAPVAAEAPTITLISASQTGNARRVAEALRDDLLAAKLNVNLVNAGDYKFKQIASEKLLVIVASTQGEGEAPEEAVALHKFLFSKKAPKLTDTAFAVLGLGDTSYEFFCQAGKDFDSKLAELGGERLLDRVDADVEYQAAAVEWRSRLVDVLKARAPAAPSVQAVASGAVNEVHTSPYTKEAPLVASLAVNQKITGRDSEKDVRHIEIDLGDSGLRYQPGDALGVWYQNDPELVKELVELLWLKGTESVTVNGKNLPLAEALQWHFELTVNTANIVENYATLTRSESLLPLVGDKAQLQHYAATTPIVDMVRFSPAQLEAEVLIGLLRPLTPRLYSIASSQAEVESEVHVTVGVVRYDIEGRTRAGGASSFLAERVEEDGEVRVFIEHNDNFRLPANPQTPVIMIGPGTGIAPFRAFMQQRAADGAEGKNWLFFGNPHFTEDFLYQVEWQRYVKEGVLSRIDMAWSRDQKEKVYVQDKLREQGVELWRWINDGAHIYVCGDANRMAKDVEQVLLEVIAEFGAMDIESADEFLSELRVERRYQRDVY, via the coding sequence ATGACAACACAGTCTCCCCCTCAAGCTTTGCTTCCGCTCAATACGGAACAGCTAGCTCGCCTTCAGGCGGCAACCACGGATTTAACACCCACCCAGCTTGCCTGGGTATCTGGCTATTTTTGGGGCGTGCTTAACCAGCAGCCCGGAACGGCGGCGTTAACGCCTGCGCCCGTTGCCGCAGAGGCGCCGACCATCACGCTTATCTCCGCATCGCAAACGGGTAATGCCCGCCGCGTCGCTGAAGCGCTACGTGATGACCTGCTGGCCGCAAAACTGAACGTGAACCTGGTGAATGCCGGGGATTATAAATTCAAACAAATCGCGTCGGAAAAACTGCTGGTCATCGTGGCGTCCACACAGGGTGAAGGGGAAGCGCCGGAAGAAGCGGTTGCACTGCATAAGTTCTTGTTCTCGAAAAAAGCGCCGAAGCTTACCGACACTGCCTTTGCGGTATTGGGTCTTGGCGATACCTCTTATGAATTCTTCTGCCAGGCCGGGAAAGACTTCGACAGCAAGCTGGCTGAGTTAGGTGGTGAGCGCCTTCTCGACCGTGTGGATGCCGATGTGGAATATCAGGCGGCAGCGGTAGAATGGCGTTCACGCCTGGTTGATGTATTAAAAGCGCGTGCTCCGGCAGCGCCTTCGGTGCAGGCGGTCGCGAGCGGTGCGGTGAATGAAGTTCACACCAGCCCTTATACCAAAGAAGCGCCGCTGGTGGCATCCCTTGCGGTTAACCAAAAGATTACCGGCCGCGACTCTGAAAAAGACGTACGCCATATTGAAATCGATCTCGGTGATTCCGGTCTGCGCTATCAGCCGGGCGATGCGCTGGGAGTCTGGTATCAAAATGATCCTGAACTGGTCAAAGAGTTAGTTGAACTGCTGTGGTTGAAGGGTACAGAGTCCGTGACGGTTAATGGCAAAAATCTGCCGCTTGCCGAAGCGCTACAGTGGCATTTCGAGCTGACGGTTAACACCGCCAACATTGTCGAAAACTATGCCACCCTGACCCGTAGTGAATCTCTGTTGCCGCTGGTGGGTGACAAGGCGCAGCTACAACATTATGCCGCGACCACGCCAATCGTCGATATGGTGCGTTTCTCTCCGGCACAGCTGGAGGCTGAAGTGTTAATCGGTCTGCTGCGTCCACTGACGCCGCGCCTGTACTCCATTGCTTCTTCGCAGGCTGAAGTGGAAAGTGAAGTGCACGTGACCGTCGGTGTGGTTCGCTATGACATCGAAGGCCGTACCCGTGCCGGTGGCGCTTCAAGCTTCCTGGCGGAGCGTGTGGAAGAAGACGGCGAAGTGCGTGTGTTTATCGAGCATAACGATAACTTCCGCCTGCCGGCCAACCCACAGACGCCGGTGATTATGATTGGCCCGGGCACCGGTATCGCACCGTTCCGCGCCTTTATGCAGCAGCGTGCTGCCGATGGTGCAGAAGGGAAAAACTGGCTGTTCTTCGGCAACCCGCACTTCACCGAAGATTTCCTCTATCAGGTGGAGTGGCAGCGTTACGTGAAGGAAGGCGTGCTGAGTCGTATTGATATGGCCTGGTCTCGCGATCAAAAAGAAAAAGTCTACGTACAAGACAAACTGCGCGAACAGGGCGTGGAACTGTGGCGCTGGATTAATGACGGTGCCCATATTTATGTCTGCGGCGACGCCAATCGCATGGCGAAAGACGTTGAGCAGGTATTGCTGGAAGTGATTGCTGAATTCGGTGCAATGGACATTGAATCGGCGGATGAATTTTTAAGTGAGCTGCGCGTTGAGCGCCGTTATCAGCGAGATGTCTACTAA